One genomic segment of Drosophila melanogaster chromosome 3R includes these proteins:
- the cDIP gene encoding common Dpr-interacting protein, with translation MYVRNCLPFLCSYLLISLAATATTDEDADADVDSGSSRIVLVSSLEGHCQTEGKVTSCRGFEFAGEDEKATFDLPTEVRIAEDGTTYEVGDEEHSRTLIFENCTFTNFPLRLFYTLEVSELDMRGCGIRFIYWENFSIGADKLVILLLSDNHIEVLPTKTFRGAGNLEFIFLNRNKLGKLQAGAFDNLLKLQYLDLTENRLEALAADVFAGLKSLRHVGLAGNQLTTIESDLFAHNPDLLSVAMQNNRLREVGEYAFRSRGRHHQMQYVDLSNNPELVVLLLNINATNLTARNCSLDRVNLYGSVTNVDLSDNRVRELYFPASEALEHLVLRNNSLVQLASLSRVPRLRHLDVADNPNLGQLPDGWRTPHLEMLVLRNTGQMELPLEALQGMQNLQKLDISGNNLTEIDPSAFPTLTQLTHFYIHGNNWNCFSLRNIMDVLIRANGIAYTVDNYDPDFPGEYFHGIACMYRLPEKEGVDSSSSSEISASVESSPITSSSDPSEVDKLRDELKAVVQHFDSKFDLIFSKLAQLNEQIQAFEVLNKTVWSQVTLSV, from the coding sequence ATGTACGTCCGGAATTGTCTGCCGTTCCTCTGCAGCTATTTGCTGATCTCATTGGCGGCCACAGCTACTACGGATGAGGACGCGGATGCTGATGTGGATAGTGGCTCATCCCGAATAGTGCTGGTCTCCAGCTTGGAAGGTCATTGCCAGACGGAGGGCAAGGTGACCAGCTGCAGGGGCTTTGAGTTTGCGGGAGAGGACGAGAAGGCCACCTTTGATCTGCCAACGGAGGTGCGGATTGCCGAGGATGGCACCACCTACGAAGTGGGCGATGAGGAGCACTCGCGAACCCTGATCTTCGAGAACTGCACCTTCACCAATTTTCCCCTGCGCTTATTTTACACACTAGAGGTCAGTGAGCTGGACATGCGCGGCTGTGGCATCCGCTTCATTTACTGGGAGAACTTCTCCATTGGTGCGGATAAGCTGGTGATTCTTCTGCTCAGCGATAATCACATCGAAGTGCTGCCCACGAAAACCTTCAGGGGAGCAGGAAACTTGGAGTTTATCTTCCTGAATCGCAACAAACTAGGCAAACTGCAGGCGGGTGCGTTTGATAATCTCCTGAAATTACAGTACCTGGATCTCACAGAGAATCGCCTGGAGGCTTTAGCCGCGGACGTATTTGCCGGACTGAAGAGTCTGCGGCACGTGGGACTGGCCGGTAATCAACTGACCACCATTGAGAGCGATTTATTTGCCCACAATCCGGACCTTTTGTCGGTCGCAATGCAGAACAATCGACTGCGAGAGGTGGGCGAGTATGCCTTTCGATCCCGCGGACGACACCATCAGATGCAGTATGTGGATCTATCGAATAACCCCGAGCTGGTCGTTCTACTGCTGAACATTAACGCCACCAATTTGACCGCTCGCAATTGCTCGCTGGACCGTGTCAATTTGTACGGATCGGTGACGAATGTCGATCTGAGCGACAATCGCGTGCGCGAGCTGTACTTTCCCGCCTCCGAGGCACTGGAGCATTTGGTGCTGCGCAACAACTCGCTGGTTCAGCTGGCGTCGTTGAGCCGCGTGCCCAGACTCCGGCACCTGGATGTGGCGGACAATCCGAACCTGGGTCAGTTGCCCGACGGTTGGCGGACGCCACATCTGGAGATGCTGGTGCTGCGGAATACGGGCCAGATGGAACTGCCGCTGGAGGCGTTGCAGGGTATGCAAAATTTGCAGAAACTTGACATATCCGGCAATAATTTGACGGAAATCGATCCATCCGCGTTCCCCACGCTCACGCAACTAACGCACTTCTATATTCATGGAAATAACTGGAACTGCTTCAGCCTGAGAAACATAATGGATGTGCTCATTCGTGCCAATGGCATTGCCTATACCGTGGATAACTACGATCCCGATTTTCCGGGGGAATACTTTCACGGAATAGCCTGCATGTATCGCTTGCCCGAAAAAGAGGGTGTggactcctcctcctcttcggaAATCTCCGCCAGCGTAGAGTCCTCGCCCATAACAAGTAGTTCTGATCCCAGCGAGGTGGACAAACTGCGCGATGAACTGAAAGCAGTGGTGCAGCACTTTGATTCCAAGTTCGATTTGATATTCAGTAAACTGGCCCAATTGAATGAACAAATTCAGGCCTTTGAAGTGCTCAACAAAACTGTTTGGAGTCAAGTGACCTTGTCCGTTTGA